The Tripterygium wilfordii isolate XIE 37 chromosome 1, ASM1340144v1, whole genome shotgun sequence sequence AGGGCAAAACAACTCCACTATAAGATCGTTACGATTTATTCGATCTATGTTGGTGATGGTGTTGGGGTTTGttttccaccaccaccaccaacgaaGATTGAAACAATCACAACGATCAAAAGTTGTCTATATGACTCTTTTAGTACCTCAAGTGTCTCAATCTTTTCAAAACTTTTGCCAGCAATAGGTCTATCTACATCTAGATGCAATCTTACTCGCTCCATAACTTGGGGATTTATGATTTTTAGCCTCTTTAGCTATTTATCGAGTTTGGAGAAATCAGGTTGACAATATCCAACTTCTTGTTGTCTTGCCCTGTCCTTCAGACTCAATAGCAGACTCTCTAACTACCAATGAAGGCACTACAAGAAATTCGGGTTTCTGTGACAAATAAAATTGTCACTGAACGTGGAAAACTCGTCAAAAAAAAGTTTCCGTGACGAGCTTGGTGACGACGTACCTCCGTTGCATATACCTCTGTCGCTGAAAGACAAGTGACGACTTAAAATAATGCGTCACAAAAATGTTTTCAATTATGACAACAATAATCTGTCACTAACTCCCTACTTTTAGTGAAAACCTAAGTCGTCGTTAAATGTTTTATGTGTGACGTGTTTATttgtcataaataatttataattgtaactaaaacaaaaatatatttattagctaggtaggaaatttttttttcaatgacgGTATATGTCGTCACATAATAGGTTCTGTGATGACTAATTTGTTGTCACTGGTTCTATATTTGTTCCTTGACAAGCTAAGGTCGTCACTATAATTGAAAATAGATTCGACacacaaaaatattttgtgaCAAAAGTTATGTAACAGAAGATTTTGTGCACTTTCCCTGAATAGTTTTAGTGACAAGTAATTTGGTCACTATTCATTTGTATATTGTcatcctaatcaatattttctaaaattgctcaatagtatataaattaataatgatcaATCAGTggtaaataaacataaaatatatttaatatccaTAAGTCATAAACAATACAGTCATAGTTAACCTAATAGCTAGTTAGAACATAAGTAGTACTGTTAAGAAGCTAAAACATATATAGAACAAAAAGCAACTTCCCGAATATTGTTTAGCAGCTAGAACATATACAACAAAAAATAACTTCTCATATGCTCCCAATGTATAGCTGAATCCGTTTTGATTGGAACTCATTAGCTATCTCAATCTTTAACCTGCATAAATTAATACAAGACAACTATTAGAGGAGTGAAATTAAAGAGAATCTACTCGAGAAACAGCCATCATCCATCAAAGACATAATGTAATTCTTTTCCAAAAATGAACTTATCAATTGCGAAGATAATAAAGTTGAGAACAGGAAGATAATTACTTAAATCTTTTTAAACCTGCCACAAAATAACCCAACATTATTCAAGAATACAACCATTCACTTCTAGAGCTCattaaaaaacttgaaaaccagCTATGAATCTAATTGAAATACTGGCACAGTACTAAAACAATTACGACGTAAGAGTTACAGAATCTATCCACCATATTAAGGATAAAATAGTCAATGATAATCAAGGAAATTGCAATTATGCTATTTTAACTTATTGCCAAAATGAAATCCCCTTGAGCGCTTATAAATTTAGGCAACATAAATTACCTAAAATATGAATCGAACATAATGAACTGAGCACTGATCAGAACATAAgcttttaacttgctattgcAATCTATAAATGCAACTCAATAAGCATCACTCCCCAAGAAGACCCAGATAAGCATAGCAAAGCAAGGGCAAATTAAATACAAGGAAgaattacaacaaaaaaaagtttaaaaaggaaaattaaatgGAAGAGCATATCAAATGAGGAATTGATCACATGCACTGATCATATCAAAGCAAAACAGGAGGCACAAAAAGAACTTCAATCATTCAAATAAGAATGATCTTCGATCTCCTGGAAAGTAAAACAGGAGGTAcaaaaagaaaccaacaacAGAGCAAATGAGGAATTGATCACATGTACTAATCAGATCAAAGCTAGCAAGAGATGCAAATGCTTGaagtaatgaaaaaaaaattgaacacaaTAACCCTCCAAAAAAGTATCCACAAACATGATCCTCAACATATCAACACTCAAATTCAGAAAACATGATCCTCAACAAAACTCAATGTCTAGATAAAAACAACTTCAATCATTCAAATAAAGATATATTTTTATGGCAAGATTCCCCACCATTTTCTTCCAACATTAACCTAAAATCAATCGAAACATAAATGATGTGATTTCAAATACTTACCACGGTTTGCAGGTCTTGTTGGCACTGAAGTATCTGATTGTGATGAAGAGCCTAAAAAGGCAGCCATTCGTGCTTGGAACATAGCATTAAATTGCCTTTGAATTTGCTCCGTAAGATCATTCTTCAGCTCCATTTCCACAGTTTTTCTGATTTCAGCTTTGAGTTCGTTACTGACATCAGCCCGTAAACTTTCAATCATGGATTCCCTAGCCGAGTCAACAGCCCGTTGTACTTCTTCTTGCATGTTTTCGAGATatcttgttctttttgttgGTGGTCTTGTTCCAGCACCTTTACCTCGAAAATAACCGGACTTTTGACCAAGAACTTGCAGCAACATCTCGTCATTTGTAAGTTGAGATTCAGGAGGAGTTTCTTCTTGTTGAACGACAAGATCGTGAAGTTTTTCCTACACATGAATCACATATTTCACAATCATTTATAATCATTTCTAAAACttagtgtatatataaataaattcacATGTCATatgtaatataaaaatatatcaatGCACGTACATGGACTTCTTTGGAGATCGGATCAGACCACTGTAATTCCccttctttacttttctttgtaTGTTGTTTAAGCCAAATCTCATCTGGTGGTGGCTTTTTTCCAGAGATTGGATCTCTCTGCCATAACCCAAGTCATTTACAATGTTTACTAGCTAAAATGATTAAACAAATTAACAGAGAAAAAAATCATAGTTACCATTGACTCCTCAACTTCGGTGAATGATCTTGTACCACAAGTATGTTTAGTCACAAGCTTAGCTCTATTTGCTGCATTTCTTTGGCTAATTTTCTGCAAACAATGATACATATGTGAtgcatatatgtgtatttttattCCATGAAGCATGCTGTGCTGttgagacaattttttttttttaaattccatGACAACTTTACTCATTTTACTTAAAATATAATAGAAACACACACAAATGAATAGACAAAAGCTATAAAAAATAGATATTACCTGAAACTTCTCTGAGCTGAAGTACTCGATCAAAAGCTTCCAATCTTCACTCTTTACATCACTAGGAACATTTTCCAGCCTTTCTTCATCTGTTTCAAACCTTTTATACATCTCATGTAATCTATGCTTCCAAATTCTATACAAGCGTCGCATGGTGTCTATAACAAATGCTTGAAATTTGTATTGCTTGCCTTCAGCCACCATAAACTTCTCCTAATAACAAACATAAAGAAACAGGAAATAAAGTCATTGAGATATTTGTATCTCTATAACATTAAAGTAAAGATAATGAACTTAAAGATGATACAAATTATAACCTTCACTTGGGTCCACATAAGTTCCCCTATGGTGCCTACAATGTCCTCCCACTTGGCATCCATCATTTTTCCCTCTTTCTCCACAAACAAAGGTGCCATGCTTCTAACAATATAACCACAAAAATTGACAACATCTCTTGAATTTTTTCCGACAGCTCTTTGAATGTCATCAGGCATAACAATTTCTAATTTTCCACCTTTGGTTTTCAAATCTAAATTCAAACATTTATATTTGCCTCGTACAATCTTTTTGATGGCATCATTAGAGGTGGAAGCTGTAAAGATCATTAATCCATTATAGTAATTAGCATATTGAGACATACATATAAGGAGTTCAAAAAGTAATGACTTTGAATAAGCACATAAACAAATCAAGAATATTTGATAATTACCAGCACTACTAGGAGTCAATGACTCAGGTTGTGTTTGGGGAAATAGTGTCTCATCTTGCACTTGAATTGCATCTCTTTGATTTGTCTCATCTTGCACTACTGGATCTCCAgctctttcattttcatttgtggATACATCTCTATTATTAATTCTCCTTGGAGACCATCTTACACGTTCACGTCGAGTAACTCTTTGATTTGTCTCATCTTGCACTATTTGTTCTCCAGctccttcattttcatttgtggATATGTCTCTATTATTAATTTTCCTCGGAGACCATCTTACAGGTTCACCTCGTGTAACTCGTACGACACTTGCTCCTCGAGTACGTACCATTATCTACTCCTCAATAGTTAGATGGAAGGCTACcttaaaaaaaatgtgtataCAAACTACACATTAATCTTGTACTTTCTAAATAATGAATATTCACAAGGTGGGTTCCCAGTGGGAAACCAAACAATGGTAGAAAACAATTTCCATATAACATATAAGATGCAAAGTTATACCAAATGGGAAGTCACTAAATCTGATAATCTtcaatccaattaaaaaaagACCCCTGGATGCAGCAGTTATATAAAATTGAATGGAAAATTGATATTAGGATAAAACATACTTGATTATCCGCAAAGCAATACCGATATCAGCTAGAGCCAAAGAGGGCGCATCATTCATCCCATCACTAGCCTGTAAATATGAAATATCTTACGTGAATAAATCTCCCAAAAAACTGTTTCTTAAATGTAATGGTTAAAATATAACGTAATAACATAAACCAGAATTTATTCACTGATTTTCACGATATATGACGGGCAAAGTAAAtccaataacaaacaaggggAAACATATTCAGCATTCACAATTTTTTCCAAAGTAGCTAGGGAAAAATTGAAATACTAGAAAATATAAAGGATAATAGTATTCTTCAAAAATCAGCTTAATAGAAAACTAATTATCAGAGTTCGACTCGTCATCAAACTCAATCTCAAAGTGATCATCGTCTAGTTCATCATCTACATTGTCATCAATAAACTCCTCTGATCCATCAAGATCTATATTGACATTAAAAGTCTCAGGCTCAACATCATCCCTTGAAAGGATAGGCATCATGTTTTCATGTTCCATGGGATACATGTTTTGCTCAAAATCTTGTTGTTGGTaagcatcttcttcttcttcttcttctgatgatgatgaattttcAAAATCAGTTGCATTTCCTTCCTTCACAGGTGGCATACTGTAAAGATCACGAGGAGTGGTTTTAACCACAACAAGCCATTCATTATCAACATTATCTTCGATGTAAAATACTTGCTCAGCTTGAAAGGCTAGCACAAAAGGCTCACTACTGTTTAATGTCCCATTCACATTGACACTTGTGTAGCCATATTTATCGATCTTATATCCTCTTCCAAGTCGCCCCACATCCCACCAATGACACCTAAAGAGAAACACTTTTCGTCCTCCTACATAAGATAGTTCAAAAACATCTTTTAAAATGCCATAATACTCTTTTTCTGGGGAAGAATCATCTCCTTTCACTAAAACTCCACTATTCTGACTTGTTCTCTCCGTGGCACGATCTTTGGTATGAAATCGAAAACCATTAATAATGAATGTGGAATATCGACGTGTCGTTCTTAAAGGACCAGTAGCCAAACTAAGTAGCTCATCTGTTGCATGCCCATCTGCATGTAGCTTTGATACCTATTACCATTCAATGTAAATGAATTAATAGAATTATAGAATTCAGCCAATGTTGTTAGCTACATCTAATGGATAGCTACAAGTAtctcaaaagaaagaaattgatcTCATTCCATGAGTTTGTTTCTATGAAAGCTTGCAAGAAATAACTTCAAAACATCCAGCATTTTCAGGCAACTTCATGTtacaattgacggatcgagtttaacacaagaagggggggtgaattgtgtccccaaattccaattggaatccctttttaaatttaaacaaattaatgacaattaacacatagcacacaaatttggactctaatgattatcctaatcaatattcaatccaatgcaagatgtgatacaatatagtgaatgaccaaatatcaaataatcaagatttgcacaaaacagattttcaatcaacacactgcgcacagatttttcaactcaggttttacctatcaaatgatgtcgaaatgcaacaaaattttatatgcaatatcacaacaccttaataaacactatatcaaaatttcagatcaaaattcaaagtttaagtaagtctgctaatctcggacagattagggttttgaaaatcctgcagtttgaaacaagtagtaaatataaacaagtaaacaaagaaatcaacaca is a genomic window containing:
- the LOC119996164 gene encoding uncharacterized protein LOC119996164, producing MVRTRGASVVRVTRGEPVRWSPRKINNRDISTNENEGAGEQIVQDETNQRVTRRERVRWSPRRINNRDVSTNENERAGDPVVQDETNQRDAIQVQDETLFPQTQPESLTPSSAASTSNDAIKKIVRGKYKCLNLDLKTKGGKLEIVMPDDIQRAVGKNSRDVVNFCGYIVRSMAPLFVEKEGKMMDAKWEDIVGTIGELMWTQVKEKFMVAEGKQYKFQAFVIDTMRRLYRIWKHRLHEMYKRFETDEERLENVPSDVKSEDWKLLIEYFSSEKFQKISQRNAANRAKLVTKHTCGTRSFTEVEESMRDPISGKKPPPDEIWLKQHTKKSKEGELQWSDPISKEVHEKLHDLVVQQEETPPESQLTNDEMLLQVLGQKSGYFRGKGAGTRPPTKRTRYLENMQEEVQRAVDSARESMIESLRADVSNELKAEIRKTVEMELKNDLTEQIQRQFNAMFQARMAAFLGSSSQSDTSVPTRPANRG